A region of the Sphingomonas sp. S2-65 genome:
CGAGCGTGTGCTCGAACGCCGCGGCGGCAAGGTCTTCCTTGCGCTTGAAATAATAGGTTACCGAGGTCGTGTTGAGGCCCACGCGTCGCGCGACGTCGGCAAAGGTCATGCCCTTGGCGCTTTGTTCGTTGATCGCGTCCGCGGCGGCGGCCAGAATGGCATCGCGCCGGGCCCGGAAACGTCTTGTGCCGGTTGCTTCCCCGAGCGTCTCCGGCCCGACAGTTTCTGGTGCGCTCATCGCGGGTCAGCTTAGCCGGTTTGCGGCCGCGCCAAAGCCTTTTTTGAACTTCCCGTACTGCCGATTTGCGCGGCGCTGGCCCTTTACCGAATATCCGGTACGCTTTAGTCCAAAGGCAAAGAAGCAGGAGAGGTGGCCGTGGACTTCACGTTGAGCGCGCGCGAGACGATGTTCCGCGATCGGGTCCGGGCGTTCGTCGACACCGAGATCCGGCCGCGCGATCCCGAGTATCGGAGCCAGGCCGCACAAGGCGCGCGGTGGAAGGTCATCCCGGTGATCGAGGAAGTGAAGGCGCTCGCCAAGGCCGCCGGGCTGTGGAACCTGTTCATGCCGCCGCGGTCGGGTCATGCGCATGTCGAGGAGAGCTTCGCGTTCGAGGGAACGCAGCTGACCAATCTGGAATACGCGCTGTGTGCCGAGGAAATGGGGCGGATCGGCTGGGCATCCGAATGCTTCAACTGCTCGGCCCCCGACACCGGCAACATGGAAGTGCTGCACCGCTATGGCAGCTTGGCGCAGAAGGATGCCTGGCTGAAGCCGCTGATGACGGGGGACATACGCTCGGCCTTTCTGATGACCGAGCCTTCGGTGGCGTCGTCCGACGCGACCAACATCGAGACGTCGATGGTCCGCGACGGCGATCATTATGTGATCAACGGCCGCAAATGGTGGTCTTCCGGGGTGGGCGATCCACGGTGCGCGATCGCCATCGTGATGGGCAAGACCGATCCGGATGCGGGGCGCCACGTCCAGCAGAGCATGATCCTGGTGCCGCTCGACACGCCCGGCGTTCGGATCGAGCGGATGCTGCCGGTGTTCGGCTACGACCATGCGCCGCACGGCCATGGCGAGGTGGTGCTCGAGGACGTGCGGGTGCCGGTGGAGAATGTGCTGCTGGGCGAGGGCCGCGGGTTCGAGATCGCGCAGGGGCGGCTGGGGCCGGGGCGGATCCACCATTGCATGCGCACGATCGGGGTGGCCGAGGAGGCGATCGCGGCGATGGCCAGGCGGCTGGTCGGACGCGTGGCGTTCGGCAAGCGGATCGCCGACCATTCGGTGTGGGAGGAGCGGATCGCGCGGGCGCGGATCGACATCGAGATGACGCGGCTGTTGTGCCTGAAGGCGGCCGACATGATGGACCGGGCCGGGAACAAGGCGGCGCATCTCGAGATATCGATGATCAAGGTCCAGGCTCCGGCGATGGCGCTCAGGATCCTGGACGATGCCATCCAGGCGCATGGCGGGGCGGGCGTGTCGGACGATTTCGATCTTGCGAGCGCGTGGGCGAACGTTCGGACGCTCCGGCTGGCTGACGGGCCGGACGAAGTGCACAATCGGACAATCGCGCGGCACGAGTTCGGCAGTCATTCATGAGCGACCTGGACGAAGCGCGGCTCGAGGAATGGCTGCGCGCCAATCTGGCGCCGTTGAGTATCTCTGCGACGCCGATGACGAAGTTTCCCGGGGGGCAAAGCAACCCGACCTATTTGTTGGAGAATGCCGGTAAGCCACTGGTATTGCGCAGAAAGCCGTTTGGTCCGATCTTGTCGAGCGCCCATGCCGTCGAGCGCGAGTACCGGTTGATCGCGGCGCTGCATCCCACCGGCTTCCCGGTGCCGCGCCCCTATGCGCTATGCGAGGATGCCGAGGTGATCGGCGCGCCCTTCTACGTGATGGAAATGGTGCAGGGGCGGACCTTCTGGGACGGGACGCTGCCCGGCATGGCTCCCGCAGAGCGGACCGGTGTCTACCATGCGATCGTCGACACACTCGCGGCGCTGCACGCGGTCGATCCCGACACCGTGGGCCTGGGGAATTATGGCAAGCCGGGCAATTACTTCGCGCGCCAGGTCGAGCGCTGGACCAGACAGTATCAGGCGAGCCGGACGGACGATCTGCCCGAGGTCGAGCGGCTGATCGAATGGCTGCCGCGTACCGTGCCGGCGCAGACGCGGACGAGCATCGTTCATGGCGATTTCCGCATCGACAACCTCATCTTCGCCGAGAACGGGCCGGAAATCCGCGCGGTGCTCGACTGGGAATTGTCGACGCTGGGCGATCCGCTTGCCGATTTCTCCTACTTCCTGATGAGCTGGGTGACCGAGCCGGAAGGACGCTCGGGCGTGAAGGGGCTGACGGGGCCGGAGACGGGCATCCCGGCGATGGAGGCAGTGGTCGAGCGCTATTGCGCGGCGACGGGGCGTGACGGGGTGCCGGACCTGAACTGGTATTTCGCCTATAATCTGTTCCGGCTGACCGGCATCGTCCAGGGGATCAAGAAGCGGATGCTGGACGGAAACGCGTCGAGCGCGCAGGCGGCGGCGACGGTGGAGCGATTGCCTGGGCTGGCCAAGGCGGCCTGGGAATTTGCCGAACGGGCAGGGGCCTGAAGCCTCTTGTATCAATGGCTTGGACGGGGAAGTTGATGCGGTTCGATAACAAGGTGGTGATCGTCACCGGGGCCGCATCGGGGATCGGCCGAGCGTCGGCGCAGATGTTCGCCGAGGCGGGGGCAAAGGTGGTGGCGTGCGACCTTTCCGAGGCCGTGCACGCGAGCGTGGCTGCGATGGGCGGCGAGGCGGTGGCGCTGCGCATGGACGCGGGCGACGAGGCCGATGTGGAACGCGCGGTGGCGCTGGCATGCGAGCGGTTCGGCGGCGTGGACATATTCCATGCCAATGCCGGCATTACCGGCGGCGCGTCGGGCATCTTCGAGACGAGCGCGGAAGTGTGGGCCGAAGTGCTACGAGTAAACCTGATCGGTCCCGCGCTGGCGATCAAGCATGCCGCGCCCAAGATCGCCGAGCGGGGTGGCGGCGCGATCCTGTGCACCGCTAGCGTGGCGGGGCTGCGGTCGGGGGCGGGGGGCGCCGCCTATTCGGCGTCCAAGGCGGGGGTGATCAGCCTGGTGCAAACCGCGGCGCAGCAGCTGTCGACATCGAACGTGCGAGTGAACGCAATCTGCCCTGGCTTGATCGAGACCGGGATGACCCAGCGCGCGTTCGACCATGCCCGCGAGACGGGCAAACAGGGCAGGCTGGGCCGGCTGAACCCGCTGAGGCGGGCGGGCGAGCCCGAGGAAGTCGCGCGGGTGGCGCTGTTCCTTGCCTCGGACGGCGCGAGTTACGTCAACGGACAGGCGTGGGTGGTCGATGGCGGCCTTTCGTCGAGCCATCCGGTGACCCGGCAGGAGTATGGCAAGCCAGCCTTTTGACGCGCTAGCGTCGAGAGGCGGAGCCCGGAAGCTCGGTGTCGATTCCGCTCAATCCACTAAGGGTTTTTCCGGGTACCTCCTCTCCCAAAGGGGCAGGGGCATGATTCGCGTTTGGCATGTGGCGATGGCTGTGGGCGGGCTGGCGATGGGAGGCGGCAGCATCGCGTCGGAAGCGCAGTGGTGGCGCCCGGTGATGCCCGCGGTCAGGATCGATGTCGCGGAAGCAGGCGTGCCGACGCCGACGCTGGTGCTCATCTATGGTGAGGGCCGCGAGCTGTACGGCCCCGGAGTAGCCGGCGATCAGATCACGTCGTGCCAGACGCTGGCCGGCACCTGCAACGCGGTGGCGGGGCACAGCGCGTTGCATCTGGCGGGATCAAGCCGACAGAGCCTGCAGGTTCGCTGGCTGAACGGCGATGGCCGTCCGGTGATAAGCGGCGTCACCTGGCAAGGGTCCGTCTATCCTACCCAGGTGGACCTGCGCTGCGACCTGGCCGCGTCCGATCCGCGCAAGGCCTGCGCGCTTGTGCGCGTGCATGCCTGACACTGACGCGGCAGTGTCACGTAGCCGCGCGATCCTGCGGTGGCGCCTCCCAGGGTAGTACACCCATCTCCTGAGTCGGCGCTTGTAACGGCATTTCGCCAGTTCGGCGCGACTTGTCGGTAGATCTTGCCCCAACAAGAATGAGGATCGCGAATGAAAGCGCTTTGGCGGATCGTGTGCACGGTAGGCGGAGCTATTGGTACCGCCGCAGGAGCACAGCACTTGCCTCCAGCGCCGCCCGCTCCGCCCTGGACAGCGCCGGTCGGACACCTGGTCGACTTCGTTCCGGGACAAGCCGTATGCGGCGGAAGCCCCGCGGTGCCGGTCCACGCCGAACAGCCTTTCCCAGCCTATGCCTTGGGGGTGCCAGGTCTGAAGCCGGTGCCCGCAACGGTGACGTTCGATATCGATGCCGATGGACGCCCCGTGCGCGTTGCCAGGGAAGCGTCGCCGCCGGCACCGCCTTATCTTTATTACCCCAGCCAGGATCTGGTGCCGGCATTCACCGCCTGGCGCTTCGCCGCCGGGCAGCCCCGGAATGGCTGCCGGATCCGGTTCGAGGCCCTGGCGGCAGTGGCGACCGAAGCGCCCGTGGCATTGATCCGCCGTTATTACGTCGCGCCGCATCAGCGCGAGGGGGACGAGGCGGCCATGTTCCGCAGGATACATCCAGTGGATAGCGATTGCATCGAAGGCGGTGTGCCAAAGATACGGGTGCGCGCATATCCCGCGTTCGAGCACATCCCGCAGGCGCCGGGCACCTGGTCGTACAGCATGACGGCGTTCGACATCGACCGTTCGGGCAAGCCGGTGCATGTGCGGCTGGCGGAATCGGCGGGAAATCCGGCACTCGACCGTGCGTCGATAGCGGCCATCGCACGATCGCGGTTCGCGCCCGAGGCTCGGCACGGCTGTACCTACCCATATTACCGCCGCTCGACCGAACCCCTGGCCGCGCCGACCATGCCGGACAAGGCGCGCTTCGTTCCGGCGAGCGCACGGTGCCCGGATGGCGATACCGGCTGGACGTTCATGCCGCCGCTCAGCTTCCCCGCCGGGTTCGAACGGCGGCGCATCGAGGGCTGGGCGATCATCGGCTACGATGTCGCCCCCTGGGGTTCCACCGGCAACGTCCGAGTGCTGGCGGCAGAACCCGCCGCGGCGTTCGGCGAGCAGGCGGAGCGGATCGTCGGGGCGTCGCGGCAGGCGGCGTCGCCGGAGGGGCGGACAGGATGCGTGGATGTGGTGCGGTTCATCATGCCGGAGGGCAGCGCAGCGGTGGCCGAGGGCTTGTGACGCCGTTCCTCTTGCGAGTTCCCGCACCTTTTCGAAATGCCGTTGACCGGGATCGCGCATAGCTGGCGGTGGAACGGCGGCAAGGGCGCGGGTTGCGCGCCTGCAGGCCCAAAACGAGTGAGGAGCGTGGAGCGGCGGTGGGTGCCGCCGCTCCGGGGTTGCTGCTCAGGGGATCTGCTGGGCCGGCTTGGGGCCGATCTGTTCGTTCTGCGCCGCGCTGTCGGGGCGTGCCGGCCCGAGGACGGGTTCCTCGCCCATCGGCTCGGCCTGGAACACGCTGAACTCGCCCTTGCCGTCGATGCTCGGGCCTTCGGTATAGCGGCCGGCGGGATAGGTGCCGTCGACCGAAGTCGAGAAGAACTGATAGGCGTGCTCGTTGGTCTGCTTCTCTTCGGGGAAGCTGTTGGGGATGGGCAACGCGCCCTTCTCGCCGCCAAGTTCCTCGATCACTGCGAGCCACTGGTTCTGGTGCATGGCGTCGCGGGCGATCAGGAAGGCGAGCATGTCCTTCATGCCGGCGTCGGCAGTGGCGTTGTAGAGGCGCGCGGCAAGGACGCGGCCGGTGCTTTCCGCGGCGACGTTGCAGTACATGTCGGCCGCCAGGTTACCGCTGGCGTAGATGTGCGACATGTCGAAAGGAACGCCGTCGGAATCGGACGGGTGCGCGGACATGCCGGTCGACAGCAGATGCTTGTGGATCATGCCTTCGAGCACATGGCGAGGGGCTTCGCCGCCGCCCATGACGGCCCCGACGATCGCGTCGGTGGCGCCTTGCTCCTGGGCCTCCGTAGGGGCGGTTTCGAGGTTGAGCGCCACGGCGGTAGCAAGCATCTCGATATGGCCGAGTTCCTCGGTGGCGGTGTGGAGGAGCAAGTCGCGATATTTGTTGCTGGGCCCGCGGGCGCCATAGGCCTGGAACATGTACTGCATGCAGACGCGGATCTCACCTTCGACGCCGCCGATCGCCTGTTGCAGCATGCGGGCGAACAAGGGATCGGGCTTTTCGACGGTTACGGTACGTTGCAGCCGGCGGTCATGATAGAACATGCGCTTCCTCCTGTGACGAATGCCATGACGCACGCGGTGGCGCGTCATCATGCCAACAGGAGGGGTGATCGGGAGTTTATTGCCGAGGCGTTCCGACCGAGCACGAATCCGACGAGGCGAGTGGATCGGAGGCCAAGCGGAAATCGCCTGAATCAACGGTTTAGATCGCTTTTCTCGATATCATCTTAGGTTATTAGCACGGATCAGTCCCTCCTGCACGACGCTGGCGACCAGGCGCCCGTCCGACGTGTAGAACCGGCCGCGGTTCAAGCCGCGCGCGTGGCCGGCCCAGGGGCTGTCCGTGGTGTAGAGCAGCCAGTCGTCGGCACGAAACGGTTCGTGAAGCCAGACAGCGTGGTCGAGGCTGGCGGTCTGGACCTCGCCGGTCAGCCAGCTGGCGCCATGGGGAAGCAGGCTGGTGCCGAGCAGGGTCATGTCGCTGGCATAAGCGAGCACGGCGCGGTGGAGCGCGGGCTCGTCGGGGAGCGGCGCGACAGTGCGCAGCCAGCTGTGCTGAACCGGATCGGCGGGGGCTGGTGCGAACCAGTTGCGCGGAGTTACGGGGCGGATCTCGACCGGGCGGGCGCGCAGGAAGAAGCGGCGGAGCTTGTCGGGGACCTGATCGCGCAGGGCTTCACGCAACTCGCCCTCGGAGCGGAGCGCGTCGGGAGGAGGGACTTGCGGCATCGGTGCCTGGTGGTGGAAGCCTGTCGCGGCGCGCTGGAAGCTGGCGGTGAGGGTGAGGATCGGCTGGTCGTTCTGAAGCGCGACGACGCGGCGGGTGGCGAAACTGCGGCCATCGAAGTCGCGGTGGACGCGGTAGAGGATCGGATGGTCTTCGCTGCCCGGGCGCATGAAATAGCAGTGGAGCGAGTGGGCAGGCTTTTCGGCCTCTACCGAGCGCTGGGCGGCCTGAAGCGCCTGGGCCACGACCTGGCCGCCGAAGACGCGACCGACGCCGCCGGGCTGGCGGGAGCCGCGATAGAGATCGGGGTCGAGCTGCTCGACATCGAGCAACGTGGTCAGTTGGGCGACGAGGGCGGCCGGGTCTTGCATCAATAGCCTGCCGCCCGGGCAAGCGCGTCGGCGTGGAAATTGGTGTCGCCGAACAGTTCGGTGAGAATGCGGGCGCGCTTCATGTAGAAGCCGAGATCATATTCGTCGGTCATGCCGATACCGCCATGCATCTGGACGCCTTCCTGGACCGCCAGGGTGGTGGCGAGGCCGGTCATCGCCTTGGCGACCGCGACCGCGTCGGCGGCTTCGGTGCCGGCGTCGAGCAGCTGCTGGGCCTTGAGCACGGCGGCGCGCGCGACTTCGAGTTCGCTGTAGAGGTGCGCGGCGCGGTGCTGGAGCGCCTGGAAACTGCCGATGACGGCGCCGAACTGCTTGCGCTGCTTCAGATAGCCGACGGTCATGTCGAGCGTGGCGGCGCCGACCCCGACCAATTCTGCCGAAGCGCCGGTGCGGGCGGCGGCGAGCAGGCGCGTGAGTGCGGCGTCGCCTTCGCCGACGATCGCGTCGGCATCGACTTCGACGCCCTCGAAGGTGAGACGCGCGGCGATGCTGGCGTCGGCGAGGCGTTCGGGGTTGGCGGTGAGGCCGGCGGCGTCGGCGGGGACCGCGAACAACGCGGTGCCGGCGTCGGTCTGCGCGGCGACGAGGAGGAGGTCAGCGACAT
Encoded here:
- a CDS encoding acyl-CoA dehydrogenase family protein; its protein translation is MDFTLSARETMFRDRVRAFVDTEIRPRDPEYRSQAAQGARWKVIPVIEEVKALAKAAGLWNLFMPPRSGHAHVEESFAFEGTQLTNLEYALCAEEMGRIGWASECFNCSAPDTGNMEVLHRYGSLAQKDAWLKPLMTGDIRSAFLMTEPSVASSDATNIETSMVRDGDHYVINGRKWWSSGVGDPRCAIAIVMGKTDPDAGRHVQQSMILVPLDTPGVRIERMLPVFGYDHAPHGHGEVVLEDVRVPVENVLLGEGRGFEIAQGRLGPGRIHHCMRTIGVAEEAIAAMARRLVGRVAFGKRIADHSVWEERIARARIDIEMTRLLCLKAADMMDRAGNKAAHLEISMIKVQAPAMALRILDDAIQAHGGAGVSDDFDLASAWANVRTLRLADGPDEVHNRTIARHEFGSHS
- a CDS encoding energy transducer TonB, whose translation is MPPAPPAPPWTAPVGHLVDFVPGQAVCGGSPAVPVHAEQPFPAYALGVPGLKPVPATVTFDIDADGRPVRVAREASPPAPPYLYYPSQDLVPAFTAWRFAAGQPRNGCRIRFEALAAVATEAPVALIRRYYVAPHQREGDEAAMFRRIHPVDSDCIEGGVPKIRVRAYPAFEHIPQAPGTWSYSMTAFDIDRSGKPVHVRLAESAGNPALDRASIAAIARSRFAPEARHGCTYPYYRRSTEPLAAPTMPDKARFVPASARCPDGDTGWTFMPPLSFPAGFERRRIEGWAIIGYDVAPWGSTGNVRVLAAEPAAAFGEQAERIVGASRQAASPEGRTGCVDVVRFIMPEGSAAVAEGL
- a CDS encoding manganese catalase family protein, which produces MFYHDRRLQRTVTVEKPDPLFARMLQQAIGGVEGEIRVCMQYMFQAYGARGPSNKYRDLLLHTATEELGHIEMLATAVALNLETAPTEAQEQGATDAIVGAVMGGGEAPRHVLEGMIHKHLLSTGMSAHPSDSDGVPFDMSHIYASGNLAADMYCNVAAESTGRVLAARLYNATADAGMKDMLAFLIARDAMHQNQWLAVIEELGGEKGALPIPNSFPEEKQTNEHAYQFFSTSVDGTYPAGRYTEGPSIDGKGEFSVFQAEPMGEEPVLGPARPDSAAQNEQIGPKPAQQIP
- a CDS encoding SDR family NAD(P)-dependent oxidoreductase; amino-acid sequence: MRFDNKVVIVTGAASGIGRASAQMFAEAGAKVVACDLSEAVHASVAAMGGEAVALRMDAGDEADVERAVALACERFGGVDIFHANAGITGGASGIFETSAEVWAEVLRVNLIGPALAIKHAAPKIAERGGGAILCTASVAGLRSGAGGAAYSASKAGVISLVQTAAQQLSTSNVRVNAICPGLIETGMTQRAFDHARETGKQGRLGRLNPLRRAGEPEEVARVALFLASDGASYVNGQAWVVDGGLSSSHPVTRQEYGKPAF
- a CDS encoding acyl-CoA thioesterase; this translates as MQDPAALVAQLTTLLDVEQLDPDLYRGSRQPGGVGRVFGGQVVAQALQAAQRSVEAEKPAHSLHCYFMRPGSEDHPILYRVHRDFDGRSFATRRVVALQNDQPILTLTASFQRAATGFHHQAPMPQVPPPDALRSEGELREALRDQVPDKLRRFFLRARPVEIRPVTPRNWFAPAPADPVQHSWLRTVAPLPDEPALHRAVLAYASDMTLLGTSLLPHGASWLTGEVQTASLDHAVWLHEPFRADDWLLYTTDSPWAGHARGLNRGRFYTSDGRLVASVVQEGLIRANNLR
- a CDS encoding acyl-CoA dehydrogenase family protein, with the protein product MPLYLNDDQTLLRDTARDFVAEHAPVSHLRGLRDANDTTGFSRDLWREFADLGFTGILIPEAQGGLGLGHVEAGIVLEEIGRNLSPSPFLTTALAAVEALKGTAHADRWFPGILAGETVAALAIDEGPKHNARITLQATRAGNGYRLTGTKQFVHHGHVADLLLVAAQTDAGTALFAVPADAAGLTANPERLADASIAARLTFEGVEVDADAIVGEGDAALTRLLAAARTGASAELVGVGAATLDMTVGYLKQRKQFGAVIGSFQALQHRAAHLYSELEVARAAVLKAQQLLDAGTEAADAVAVAKAMTGLATTLAVQEGVQMHGGIGMTDEYDLGFYMKRARILTELFGDTNFHADALARAAGY
- a CDS encoding phosphotransferase family protein → MSDLDEARLEEWLRANLAPLSISATPMTKFPGGQSNPTYLLENAGKPLVLRRKPFGPILSSAHAVEREYRLIAALHPTGFPVPRPYALCEDAEVIGAPFYVMEMVQGRTFWDGTLPGMAPAERTGVYHAIVDTLAALHAVDPDTVGLGNYGKPGNYFARQVERWTRQYQASRTDDLPEVERLIEWLPRTVPAQTRTSIVHGDFRIDNLIFAENGPEIRAVLDWELSTLGDPLADFSYFLMSWVTEPEGRSGVKGLTGPETGIPAMEAVVERYCAATGRDGVPDLNWYFAYNLFRLTGIVQGIKKRMLDGNASSAQAAATVERLPGLAKAAWEFAERAGA